GCCGATATATCTTGTGTTTACAAAGGATACCGGCTTTTTTATTATTATTAACTGTCGAAAACGGGATTATACTAGAGGGGACTCTCCCGTATCAATAAAAACTTACGTTTTTCAAAGTGCAAAACTTTATTATTTTAACCACTTATAAATTTCTCTTCTATGTCCAGTCTCTAAAATTAATATCAAGGTTTTTTCCTCATCTATATTACAAATTAACCTATAGTCTCCTATTCTATTTCTCCATTTATCTTTTAAATTCCCTTTTAAAGATTTTCCGTAAATATAAGGGTTCTCACAACCTACTAAATTTTTGTTTATCCACGCCATTATAATTCTAGCATCATTTGGA
This genomic window from Clostridia bacterium contains:
- a CDS encoding type II toxin-antitoxin system RelE/ParE family toxin, whose protein sequence is MSKGYQVRFGRGAQKSLKKIDPNDARIIMAWINKNLVGCENPYIYGKSLKGNLKDKWRNRIGDYRLICNIDEEKTLILILETGHRREIYKWLK